From Candidatus Manganitrophus morganii, the proteins below share one genomic window:
- a CDS encoding cytochrome b N-terminal domain-containing protein: MVLTGFILAQLYNPLPQQAYKSLEQIQRINWASYLRALHYWFAQGVIFALILHTTRVFITGAYKHPRQVTWWIGVALLGVMLMGSYFSGTVLKWDQEGADALSHLKGLLRMLGPVGAVMTDWPGSSPMNLRIYVSHIAVYPVLIVLLLMGHFYLIHIFNLAPTPWGKWSNAPEVPAQEVKGRFSEHARSILLLSVAYYGFLALMAVFVRAPLGEAPSGHGDPVKPPWPFLWMYLFENIWGVGAVLYITMILFGFLALVPLLDRGQERRLGARKGILSLGALFGLSLIALTVYGWAVPAQEHEGHTHEEEGAVMGEEGDHHDEGDHPHEEEDHSHDPAAPEGGASQMGSPSEEKPHVDDHDHPEEADHHDEEEGDHPHDPAPAKPAPSKMSGSPKKKPHVDDHDHPNGDKDHHD, encoded by the coding sequence ATCAACTGGGCGAGTTATCTTCGCGCGCTTCATTACTGGTTTGCGCAGGGGGTGATCTTCGCTCTCATCCTTCATACCACCCGGGTCTTCATCACCGGCGCCTACAAACATCCGCGCCAGGTCACCTGGTGGATCGGCGTCGCCCTTCTCGGGGTCATGTTGATGGGCTCGTACTTCTCCGGAACGGTCCTGAAATGGGATCAGGAGGGAGCCGATGCGCTGAGTCATTTGAAGGGCCTGTTGCGGATGCTCGGTCCGGTCGGTGCGGTGATGACCGATTGGCCCGGAAGCAGCCCGATGAACCTGCGGATTTATGTGTCGCATATCGCCGTCTACCCGGTCCTGATCGTTCTTCTTCTGATGGGGCATTTCTACCTGATCCACATTTTCAACCTGGCCCCCACCCCCTGGGGGAAATGGTCGAATGCGCCGGAAGTGCCGGCGCAGGAGGTCAAAGGCCGGTTCAGCGAGCACGCTCGGAGCATCCTTCTTCTCTCCGTCGCTTATTACGGGTTCCTGGCGCTGATGGCCGTTTTTGTTCGCGCGCCGCTCGGAGAGGCCCCCTCCGGGCATGGAGATCCGGTCAAGCCCCCTTGGCCGTTCCTCTGGATGTATCTGTTCGAGAATATCTGGGGGGTCGGCGCCGTTCTCTACATCACCATGATTCTCTTCGGCTTCTTGGCGTTGGTTCCCTTGTTGGATCGCGGACAGGAGCGGCGCTTGGGAGCCCGCAAAGGAATCTTGAGCCTCGGCGCCCTCTTCGGCCTCTCCTTGATCGCTCTCACTGTCTACGGATGGGCTGTGCCCGCGCAGGAGCATGAGGGGCATACCCATGAGGAGGAGGGAGCGGTCATGGGAGAGGAGGGGGACCACCACGACGAAGGCGATCATCCCCACGAGGAGGAGGATCATTCCCACGATCCCGCCGCACCGGAGGGGGGGGCCTCTCAGATGGGGAGCCCCTCTGAAGAGAAGCCTCATGTGGACGATCACGATCATCCGGAGGAGGCCGACCACCACGACGAAGAAGAAGGGGATCACCCCCATGATCCGGCGCCGGCCAAGCCGGCCCCTTCCAAGATGAGCGGCTCCCCAAAAAAGAAGCCGCATGTAGACGATCATGATCATCCAAATGGCGACAAAGATCATCACGACTGA
- a CDS encoding cold-shock protein: MIKGRVKWFDANKGFGFITRDDGGDVFVHYTAIQGEGYRKLEEGQKVQFEVEQGKKGPQAINVSLAA; this comes from the coding sequence ATGATTAAAGGGCGCGTCAAATGGTTCGACGCCAACAAAGGGTTTGGGTTTATCACTCGCGATGATGGCGGCGACGTGTTTGTTCACTACACAGCGATTCAGGGGGAGGGTTATCGCAAGCTCGAAGAGGGCCAAAAGGTTCAATTCGAAGTTGAACAGGGGAAAAAGGGCCCGCAGGCGATCAACGTCAGTCTGGCTGCGTAG
- the guaB gene encoding IMP dehydrogenase yields the protein MLSNKLQEGLTFDDVILIPARSAVLPRDVNLRTRVTRNIEIQVPVLSAAMDTVTESRLAIAMAREGGIGIIHRALSVEGQAAEVDRVKKSESGMIVDPITISPDQQLHEALKLMNQYRISGIPVTQSGKLVGILTNRDLRFETRMNLKVSDVMTKEHLITAPEGTTLEEARKILHKNRIEKLPVVNSHFELKGLITIKDIEKKIKYPNACKDTFGRLRVGGAVGIGGDSKDRVDALIRAGADLIVVDTAHGHSVAVLDTIKAVRKRYPEVEIVGGNVATAAATVDLIKAGVDAVKVGVGPGSICTTRVIAGAGVPQLTAISECAKGAKKYKVPIIADGGIQYSGDITKAIAAGAHSVMIGGLFAGTEESPGETVLLQGRSYKVYRGMGSLGAMQRGGKDRYFQEFEPESKLVPEGIEGRVPYKGTLSAVVYQLVGGLRAGMGYCGARDIEALREKARFIRLTHAGLRESHPHDVIITKESPNYERGGES from the coding sequence ATGTTGTCCAATAAACTCCAAGAGGGATTAACCTTTGATGATGTCATTCTGATTCCCGCCCGCTCGGCGGTCCTTCCCAGAGACGTCAATCTTCGCACCCGAGTCACCCGAAATATCGAAATTCAGGTCCCCGTCCTGAGCGCCGCCATGGATACGGTGACCGAATCTCGACTCGCCATCGCCATGGCGCGGGAGGGGGGGATCGGCATCATCCATCGCGCCCTCTCGGTGGAGGGGCAGGCGGCCGAGGTCGACCGGGTCAAGAAATCGGAAAGCGGCATGATCGTCGATCCGATTACCATCTCTCCCGATCAGCAGCTGCATGAAGCGCTCAAGCTGATGAACCAATATCGGATCTCCGGCATTCCGGTGACACAGAGCGGAAAGCTGGTCGGCATCCTGACCAACCGCGACCTGCGGTTCGAGACCCGGATGAATCTCAAGGTCTCCGACGTCATGACGAAGGAGCACCTCATCACCGCGCCGGAGGGGACGACTCTCGAAGAGGCCCGGAAGATCCTGCACAAAAATCGGATCGAAAAATTGCCGGTGGTCAACAGCCACTTCGAGCTGAAGGGACTGATCACGATCAAAGACATCGAGAAGAAGATCAAATATCCGAACGCCTGCAAGGATACGTTCGGACGGCTGCGCGTCGGCGGCGCGGTCGGCATCGGCGGCGACTCTAAAGATCGGGTCGACGCGCTGATTCGGGCGGGGGCCGATCTGATCGTGGTCGATACGGCCCACGGCCACTCGGTCGCAGTGCTCGATACGATTAAAGCGGTCCGCAAGCGTTATCCCGAAGTGGAGATCGTCGGCGGCAACGTGGCGACCGCCGCCGCGACGGTCGATCTGATCAAGGCGGGGGTCGATGCGGTGAAGGTCGGCGTCGGTCCGGGATCGATCTGCACGACGCGGGTGATCGCAGGGGCCGGCGTGCCTCAATTGACGGCGATCTCGGAGTGCGCCAAGGGGGCGAAGAAATACAAGGTCCCGATCATCGCCGACGGCGGGATCCAATACTCCGGCGATATCACCAAAGCGATCGCCGCGGGGGCCCATTCGGTGATGATCGGTGGACTTTTTGCCGGGACGGAGGAAAGCCCGGGGGAGACCGTTCTCCTCCAGGGACGCAGCTACAAAGTCTATCGCGGGATGGGATCGCTCGGCGCCATGCAGCGCGGCGGCAAGGACCGCTACTTCCAGGAGTTCGAGCCGGAATCGAAGCTCGTTCCGGAAGGGATCGAGGGGCGGGTTCCGTACAAAGGGACCCTCTCGGCCGTGGTTTATCAGCTCGTCGGCGGCCTGCGCGCCGGGATGGGTTATTGCGGCGCGCGGGATATCGAAGCGCTTAGAGAAAAGGCCCGATTCATCCGGCTGACCCATGCCGGGCTGCGCGAGAGCCATCCGCACGACGTGATCATCACCAAGGAATCTCCGAACTACGAACGGGGCGGAGAGTCCTAA
- the guaA gene encoding glutamine-hydrolyzing GMP synthase, with protein MSSSTPKILILDFGSQYTQLIARRVRESKVYSEIVPYHLPLKEIEAAQPSGIILSGGPSSVYDKKAPLCDPGLFKLSVPILGICYGMQLMTHLLGGKVARATKREYGRADLLIDDSSDLFKGLPNRTSVWMSHGDRIETLPPGFQAIARTDNSPAAAMKDPRRNFFALQFHPEVVHTPQGKEILQNFLYHIAGCKPTWDMGSFLREAEKTIVAQIGGGKAICALSGGVDSSVAAVLVQRVIGKRLTCIFVDNGLLRKEEAKRVLDTFKKNLKLNIRFIDASDRFLKRLSADSHPERKRKIIGGEFIRVFDEEAKKVGKVDFLVQGTLYPDVIESVSLKGPSATIKTHHNVGGLPKRMRLKLVEPLRMLFKDEVRRLGVELGIPEVLLYRHPFPGPGLAVRVLGKITKERLDRLREADAIFEEEIRKAGLYNAIWQAFAVYLPVHSVGVMGDERTYENAVALRAVTSQDGMTADWADIPHDVLKRISSRIINEVKGINRVVYDISSKPPSTIEWE; from the coding sequence ATGTCATCGTCCACACCTAAAATTCTTATCCTCGATTTCGGATCGCAGTATACCCAGCTCATCGCCCGCCGCGTGCGGGAGAGCAAGGTCTACTCCGAGATCGTTCCGTATCATCTTCCGCTGAAAGAAATTGAAGCGGCGCAGCCGAGCGGGATCATCCTCTCCGGCGGGCCGTCCAGCGTCTACGATAAGAAGGCCCCCCTCTGCGATCCGGGTCTTTTCAAGCTTTCCGTTCCGATCTTGGGAATCTGTTACGGGATGCAGTTGATGACCCATCTTCTCGGCGGAAAGGTGGCCCGGGCGACGAAACGCGAATACGGCCGGGCCGATCTGCTGATCGATGACTCTTCCGATCTCTTTAAAGGATTGCCGAACCGAACGTCCGTCTGGATGAGCCACGGCGATCGGATCGAAACGCTTCCTCCCGGGTTTCAAGCGATCGCCCGGACCGACAACTCCCCCGCCGCCGCCATGAAAGACCCGCGGCGAAATTTCTTCGCGCTTCAGTTTCATCCGGAGGTGGTCCACACCCCGCAGGGAAAAGAGATCCTTCAGAACTTTCTCTATCACATCGCCGGCTGCAAACCGACGTGGGATATGGGCTCCTTTCTCAGAGAAGCGGAGAAAACCATCGTAGCCCAGATCGGAGGAGGGAAGGCGATTTGCGCTCTCAGCGGCGGGGTCGACTCCAGTGTGGCGGCGGTCCTCGTGCAGCGGGTGATCGGAAAGCGGCTGACCTGCATCTTCGTCGACAACGGCCTCTTGCGGAAGGAGGAGGCGAAACGGGTCCTCGATACCTTCAAGAAAAATCTCAAGCTGAACATCCGTTTCATCGATGCCTCCGATCGCTTCCTCAAGCGGCTTTCGGCCGACAGCCATCCGGAGCGGAAGCGAAAGATCATCGGAGGGGAGTTCATCCGTGTCTTCGACGAGGAGGCCAAAAAGGTCGGCAAGGTCGATTTCCTGGTGCAGGGGACCCTCTATCCAGACGTCATCGAGAGTGTTTCATTGAAAGGTCCCTCCGCGACGATCAAGACCCATCACAACGTCGGCGGACTTCCGAAGCGAATGCGTCTCAAGCTGGTCGAGCCGCTTCGGATGCTCTTCAAAGATGAGGTCCGGCGGCTGGGGGTTGAGCTCGGCATTCCGGAGGTGCTTCTCTATCGGCATCCCTTCCCAGGTCCGGGCCTCGCGGTGCGGGTCCTTGGAAAGATCACCAAGGAACGGCTCGATCGATTGCGCGAGGCCGACGCCATTTTCGAGGAAGAGATCCGGAAAGCCGGTCTCTACAACGCGATCTGGCAGGCCTTCGCCGTTTATCTGCCGGTTCACAGCGTCGGGGTGATGGGGGATGAGCGGACCTATGAGAACGCCGTCGCGCTGCGCGCCGTCACCAGCCAAGACGGGATGACCGCCGACTGGGCCGACATCCCGCACGACGTTCTCAAACGGATCTCCAGCCGGATCATCAACGAGGTCAAAGGGATCAACCGCGTCGTTTACGACATCTCCTCCAAGCCCCCCAGCACCATCGAATGGGAGTAG
- the treY gene encoding malto-oligosyltrehalose synthase produces the protein MSQTPPFGNDRIDAFIHAFIARFSDIEIAPAATYRAQFNHQFRFSDAAQIIPYLNDLGITHLYASPYLQARPKSLHGYDICNHNALNPEIGSEADHAGMVDALRRHDLGHILDIVPNHMGVTENQWWLDVLENGRNSPFARYFDIDWHPIKKELSGKVLLPVLGDQYGKVLENQELKLVFSEGAFWVTYYENRFPISPRTYPRLLRHRLDALETEMGDDPENLQEYHGITLALLHLPAEIQSDPQRVAEERRQIDWIKRRLAKLYQAEGKIRKFIDANVALFNGRKGDPRSFDLLDQLLNDQSYRLSYWRVASDEINYRRFFDVNELASIAMERKEVFEETHRLIFQFIREGKLDGLRVDHPDGLYDPVDYFRRLQKRCFVLRGVRQIPEEMPEEERKSVEERLAEAADRFLESRTRPGVRLPYYVIVEKILSKGERLPERWPVHGTVGYEFLNAVNALFVDSRHAKRFDEIYADFNGRKGRFFDIVYERKKFIMNTTMASEINVLSHQLNRLSEKDRLSRDFTLYSLRDAIREVIASFPIYRTYITKFERLEEHDRKFIEMAVTKAKQRSPATDISIFDYVKRILLMQHPEYFTEEDRMEQLAFVQKFQQCTGPIMAKGLEDTAFYVYNRLVSLNEVGGDPQTFGISMNDFHAQNAERLERWPYSMLATSTHDTKRSEDVRARINVLSEMPDAWQAAATRWADLNRSKKSELEGDPAPDANEEYLLYQTLLGAWPFGEPSPGEYQEFVKRIQAYMMKASKEAKVNTSWISPNEAYDQALAAFIEAILDPGRSGPFLDDLRGFQKKVAHFGIFNSLSQVLLKITSPGVPDLYQGGELFDLSLVDPDNRRPVDYPSRMRRLEGLKKEILSDRPSPLLIQRLLREKEEGTIKLFVTWRAMNCRRAHRRLFLNGAYIPHEVIGPGKEHLIAFSRKLNQERVVVAAPRFLSVWMDGRLDDPIGAVWEGADLLLEGEEPGAAYLNVLTGERIEAEQKNGKTVLPFHSIFKTFPLGLLINQTKA, from the coding sequence ATGTCGCAGACTCCGCCGTTCGGGAATGATCGGATCGATGCTTTCATTCACGCTTTCATCGCCCGGTTTTCGGACATTGAGATCGCTCCCGCCGCAACCTATCGGGCGCAATTCAATCACCAGTTTCGATTTTCGGATGCCGCGCAGATCATCCCGTACCTGAACGATCTCGGCATCACCCACCTCTATGCCTCTCCCTATCTACAGGCGCGGCCGAAGAGCCTTCACGGATACGACATCTGTAATCATAATGCGCTGAATCCGGAAATCGGGAGCGAGGCCGATCATGCCGGCATGGTCGACGCGCTGCGGCGGCATGATCTCGGGCACATCCTCGACATCGTGCCGAACCATATGGGGGTGACGGAAAACCAATGGTGGCTCGATGTTTTGGAAAACGGGCGGAACTCTCCCTTCGCCCGCTATTTCGATATCGACTGGCATCCGATCAAAAAAGAGCTGAGCGGAAAGGTCCTCCTTCCCGTGTTGGGCGATCAGTACGGCAAGGTTCTGGAGAACCAAGAGCTGAAGCTGGTTTTCTCCGAGGGGGCGTTCTGGGTGACCTATTACGAAAACCGCTTCCCGATTTCTCCCCGGACCTATCCGAGGCTCTTGAGGCACCGCTTGGATGCGTTGGAGACGGAGATGGGCGATGATCCGGAGAACCTCCAGGAGTATCACGGGATCACGCTTGCCCTGCTCCATCTTCCCGCTGAAATCCAGTCCGATCCCCAGCGGGTCGCGGAAGAGCGCCGCCAGATCGACTGGATCAAGCGACGGTTGGCGAAACTCTATCAGGCCGAGGGGAAAATTCGGAAGTTCATCGACGCGAATGTGGCGCTCTTCAACGGAAGGAAGGGGGACCCGCGGAGCTTCGACCTGCTCGATCAGCTTCTCAACGATCAGTCCTACCGCCTCTCCTACTGGCGGGTCGCTTCGGACGAGATCAACTACCGGCGCTTCTTCGATGTGAACGAGCTCGCCTCCATCGCGATGGAGCGGAAGGAGGTTTTCGAGGAGACGCACCGGTTGATCTTTCAATTCATTCGAGAGGGGAAGCTCGACGGACTTCGGGTCGATCACCCCGACGGTTTGTACGATCCGGTCGATTATTTTCGGCGGCTTCAAAAGCGTTGTTTTGTCCTTCGCGGAGTGAGGCAGATCCCGGAGGAAATGCCGGAAGAAGAGAGAAAAAGTGTCGAGGAGCGTCTGGCCGAGGCGGCCGATCGCTTTTTGGAGAGCCGGACCCGGCCGGGGGTGCGGCTGCCGTATTATGTGATCGTCGAGAAAATCCTCAGCAAAGGGGAGCGGCTGCCGGAGCGGTGGCCGGTGCACGGGACGGTCGGGTATGAATTTCTCAACGCCGTGAATGCCCTCTTCGTCGACAGCCGCCATGCCAAGCGGTTCGACGAGATCTACGCCGACTTCAACGGAAGGAAGGGCCGCTTCTTCGATATTGTCTACGAACGGAAGAAGTTCATCATGAACACCACGATGGCGAGCGAGATCAACGTCCTCTCCCACCAATTGAATCGCCTCTCCGAAAAAGACCGGCTTTCGCGCGACTTTACCCTCTACAGTCTACGGGACGCGATCCGCGAGGTGATCGCCTCTTTTCCGATCTACCGAACCTATATTACAAAATTCGAGAGACTCGAAGAGCACGACCGGAAATTTATCGAAATGGCGGTGACGAAGGCCAAACAGCGAAGCCCGGCGACCGACATCTCCATCTTCGATTACGTGAAGCGGATCCTCCTCATGCAGCATCCCGAATACTTCACCGAGGAAGATCGGATGGAGCAACTCGCCTTCGTCCAAAAATTCCAACAGTGCACCGGCCCGATCATGGCCAAGGGATTGGAAGATACCGCCTTTTATGTCTACAACCGGCTGGTCTCGCTGAACGAGGTGGGAGGAGATCCGCAGACCTTCGGCATTTCGATGAACGATTTTCACGCGCAGAATGCGGAGCGGCTGGAGAGGTGGCCCTATTCGATGCTCGCCACATCGACGCACGATACGAAACGGAGCGAAGATGTTCGCGCCCGGATCAATGTGCTCTCCGAAATGCCGGATGCGTGGCAAGCGGCGGCGACGCGATGGGCCGATCTCAATCGTTCAAAGAAGTCGGAATTGGAGGGAGATCCGGCGCCAGATGCCAACGAGGAGTATCTTCTCTATCAAACGCTGCTCGGGGCCTGGCCGTTCGGGGAGCCTTCTCCCGGTGAATATCAAGAATTCGTGAAGCGGATTCAGGCGTATATGATGAAAGCCTCGAAAGAGGCGAAGGTGAATACCAGCTGGATCAGCCCCAACGAAGCGTATGATCAAGCCCTGGCGGCCTTCATCGAGGCGATTTTAGATCCCGGTCGATCGGGCCCTTTCCTGGACGACTTGAGAGGGTTTCAAAAGAAGGTGGCCCATTTCGGGATCTTCAACAGCCTCTCGCAAGTCTTGCTGAAGATCACCTCACCGGGGGTTCCCGATCTCTATCAAGGCGGCGAGCTGTTCGATTTGAGCCTGGTCGATCCCGACAACCGGCGGCCGGTCGACTATCCTTCCCGAATGCGGCGCTTGGAGGGTCTTAAGAAGGAGATCCTATCCGATCGGCCTTCCCCTTTGTTGATCCAGCGCCTTCTTCGGGAAAAAGAGGAAGGGACGATTAAACTTTTTGTCACCTGGCGGGCGATGAATTGCCGCCGCGCGCACCGCCGGCTGTTTTTAAACGGAGCCTACATTCCGCATGAGGTGATCGGGCCGGGCAAGGAGCATCTGATCGCCTTTTCCAGGAAATTGAATCAGGAACGGGTGGTCGTAGCCGCCCCGCGTTTTCTCTCCGTATGGATGGATGGACGTTTGGATGATCCGATCGGGGCGGTGTGGGAGGGGGCCGATCTTCTTCTCGAAGGGGAAGAGCCCGGCGCGGCTTATCTGAATGTGCTGACCGGGGAGCGAATAGAGGCGGAGCAGAAGAACGGGAAAACCGTTCTCCCTTTTCATTCGATCTTCAAGACATTCCCTCTCGGTCTTCTGATCAATCAGACAAAAGCATAA
- a CDS encoding arsenate reductase ArsC has translation MKKILFLCASNATRSQMAEGMARKALADRFEIYSAGIQPIAMHPLAVKIMNEIGIDISGQKSKSINDVPWKEMDMIVTLCGTSSKSLPSLPPTIQRLHWPVPDPVTMTSHYGFKSSAEGKQIAFKEVRDMLQKRMEEFVQEHK, from the coding sequence ATGAAAAAAATTTTGTTTCTTTGTGCGAGCAACGCCACACGAAGCCAGATGGCGGAAGGGATGGCGCGCAAGGCGCTCGCCGACCGTTTTGAAATTTACAGCGCGGGAATTCAACCGATCGCAATGCACCCGTTGGCGGTCAAAATCATGAATGAGATCGGGATCGATATTTCCGGGCAAAAAAGCAAGTCAATCAATGACGTTCCCTGGAAAGAGATGGACATGATCGTCACCCTCTGCGGTACCTCTTCCAAAAGCCTACCCTCCCTTCCCCCCACGATTCAGCGCTTACACTGGCCCGTTCCCGATCCGGTGACAATGACCTCCCATTACGGCTTCAAGAGTTCGGCGGAAGGAAAACAGATCGCCTTCAAAGAAGTTCGCGACATGCTTCAGAAGCGGATGGAAGAATTCGTGCAAGAACATAAATAA
- a CDS encoding BolA family transcriptional regulator gives MMPAIKSQSDGGSAMSDASEATRQKIERKMKESLGAVFVEVIDESWKHAGHAGAAAGGGHFILQVVSDRFDGISLLNRNRLVFSALQDEMGKEIHALTIKAATPREWKGAT, from the coding sequence ATGATGCCGGCGATCAAATCTCAGTCGGATGGGGGAAGCGCAATGAGCGACGCCAGTGAGGCAACACGGCAAAAGATCGAGCGGAAGATGAAGGAATCGTTGGGGGCGGTTTTCGTCGAGGTCATCGATGAGAGTTGGAAGCATGCCGGGCATGCGGGGGCGGCCGCGGGAGGAGGGCATTTCATTTTGCAGGTCGTCTCCGACCGTTTTGATGGAATCTCCCTTCTCAATCGGAACCGGTTGGTCTTCTCCGCTTTGCAGGACGAAATGGGAAAAGAGATCCATGCGCTAACGATCAAGGCCGCCACTCCGCGCGAGTGGAAGGGGGCGACCTAA
- the ald gene encoding alanine dehydrogenase, which yields MKVGVPREIKDHEYRVSVTPAGVSTLYREGHQLLVETGAGEGSGIPDAAYRNAGAEIVTSKASLFDQADLIVKVKEPLPNEYGLFHPGQLLFTYLHMAANPALLEALLKGKVTSIAYETIESADGSRPLLRPMSEVAGRMSVLVGVQYLQKQAGGMGLLLSGVPGVEKGRVTVIGGGVVGKNAAQVALALGASVTVIDENAMRRVYLDDFFRGQVVTLPPYHDVIAEQVAASDLVIGAVARSADKAPHLVTREMVSKMKKGSVVVDVSIDQGGCFETSRPTSHSEPVYEVDGVLHYCVTNMPGAVPRSSTFALTGVTFPYLEALAQFGFKRAIEADPALAAGVNTHDGKVVHPGVAKVFGMKAEKIK from the coding sequence ATGAAAGTCGGCGTACCAAGAGAGATTAAAGATCACGAGTATCGCGTCAGCGTTACACCCGCCGGCGTCAGCACCCTTTACCGAGAAGGCCATCAACTCCTGGTGGAGACTGGGGCCGGAGAGGGAAGTGGAATCCCCGACGCCGCGTATCGGAACGCGGGGGCTGAGATCGTTACATCGAAAGCGTCGCTCTTCGATCAGGCCGACCTGATTGTCAAGGTAAAAGAGCCGCTCCCCAATGAATATGGGCTCTTTCATCCCGGCCAACTTCTTTTTACCTATCTCCATATGGCGGCCAACCCTGCGCTGTTGGAGGCATTGCTCAAAGGAAAGGTCACGTCGATCGCTTATGAGACGATCGAGTCGGCCGACGGCAGCCGTCCTCTTCTCCGGCCGATGAGTGAAGTCGCAGGACGGATGTCGGTCCTGGTCGGCGTCCAGTATCTGCAAAAGCAAGCGGGCGGGATGGGGCTGCTCCTCTCCGGCGTGCCCGGGGTGGAAAAGGGACGGGTGACCGTGATCGGGGGGGGTGTCGTCGGGAAGAATGCGGCGCAGGTCGCCCTCGCACTTGGAGCGTCGGTCACCGTAATCGATGAAAACGCCATGCGGCGGGTCTATCTCGACGATTTCTTTCGAGGGCAGGTGGTGACCCTCCCCCCGTACCATGATGTCATCGCGGAGCAGGTTGCGGCGAGTGATCTGGTCATCGGAGCGGTGGCCCGATCGGCCGACAAGGCCCCTCATCTGGTGACACGAGAGATGGTCTCCAAGATGAAAAAAGGGTCTGTGGTGGTCGACGTCTCGATCGATCAAGGGGGCTGTTTCGAAACCTCCCGTCCGACGAGCCACTCGGAGCCGGTCTACGAGGTCGACGGCGTCCTGCACTACTGTGTGACGAATATGCCGGGAGCGGTGCCGAGGAGCTCGACCTTCGCGTTGACCGGAGTGACGTTCCCCTATCTTGAAGCATTGGCGCAATTCGGTTTCAAGCGGGCGATCGAAGCCGACCCGGCCCTGGCGGCCGGCGTCAACACCCACGACGGGAAGGTGGTCCATCCGGGTGTGGCGAAGGTCTTCGGGATGAAGGCTGAAAAGATAAAGTAA
- a CDS encoding acylphosphatase, with translation MSGKVQGVGYRDFAQRRASDLQLKGYARNLADGRVEIEVEGERAKIEEFVQFLRQGPPRSKVTAVDVSWGPPSSRFHAFSIRY, from the coding sequence GTGAGCGGAAAGGTCCAGGGGGTCGGATATCGAGATTTCGCACAACGGCGCGCCTCGGACCTTCAGCTAAAGGGGTATGCCCGAAACCTGGCGGACGGCCGGGTGGAGATCGAGGTCGAAGGGGAGAGGGCCAAGATTGAGGAGTTTGTTCAATTCCTCCGGCAGGGTCCGCCGCGATCGAAGGTCACTGCGGTCGACGTCTCCTGGGGCCCCCCCTCCAGCCGATTTCACGCGTTCTCCATTCGATATTAA
- a CDS encoding sigma-70 family RNA polymerase sigma factor codes for MSEEWVEQEKENIDGEELEEDSEDSDGEGFSETEESPAAEYEEEEDRYAPPADAVKTYLRDIRRSTLLTFKEEVMLAKKIAKGDEAARQRMIESNLRLVVSIGKRYMNRGLPFSDIIEEGNIGLIKAVEKYNHRKGFRFSTYASWWIRQSIERAIINQSKLIRLPVHVVERVNHYLSHVEDLVQELGREPQTDEISKKMKIHPEDVDHIQQLLRKTYSLDSPIAANKETALRDVIEDTSQISPINKAEGVRRREDILRWMSLLKDNERQVIVLRFGLEGDEPHTLEEIGKVFGLTRERVRQIESSALRKLRTIITEKTIGPDEIL; via the coding sequence ATGAGCGAAGAGTGGGTAGAGCAGGAGAAAGAGAACATCGACGGCGAGGAATTGGAGGAAGATTCCGAGGATTCCGACGGGGAGGGATTTTCCGAGACGGAAGAATCTCCCGCGGCCGAATATGAAGAGGAAGAAGATCGTTATGCCCCGCCGGCCGATGCGGTCAAGACCTATCTCCGAGACATCCGCCGCTCGACGCTGCTGACCTTTAAAGAAGAGGTCATGCTCGCCAAAAAGATCGCCAAGGGGGATGAGGCGGCCCGGCAGCGGATGATCGAGTCGAACCTTCGGTTGGTGGTCAGTATCGGCAAGCGGTATATGAATCGGGGCCTTCCCTTCTCGGACATTATCGAAGAAGGGAACATCGGCCTGATCAAGGCGGTTGAAAAATACAATCATCGAAAAGGTTTCCGCTTCTCGACCTATGCTTCCTGGTGGATTCGCCAGTCGATCGAGCGGGCGATCATCAATCAGAGCAAGCTGATCCGCCTTCCGGTCCATGTGGTGGAGCGGGTCAATCACTATCTCTCGCACGTCGAAGATCTGGTCCAGGAGCTCGGCCGGGAGCCCCAAACGGATGAGATCTCGAAGAAGATGAAGATCCATCCGGAAGATGTCGATCACATCCAGCAGCTGCTCCGGAAGACCTACTCTCTCGACAGCCCCATCGCCGCGAACAAGGAAACGGCCCTTCGGGATGTCATCGAAGATACCAGCCAAATTTCTCCGATCAACAAGGCGGAGGGGGTCCGGAGACGAGAGGACATTCTGCGATGGATGTCGTTGCTGAAGGACAATGAGCGGCAGGTGATCGTTCTTCGGTTCGGGTTGGAAGGAGATGAGCCGCACACCCTCGAAGAGATTGGAAAGGTCTTCGGGCTGACGCGCGAGCGGGTCCGGCAGATCGAGTCGAGCGCCCTCCGGAAGCTCCGGACCATCATCACCGAGAAGACGATCGGACCGGATGAAATTCTCTAA